The following proteins come from a genomic window of Alnus glutinosa chromosome 10, dhAlnGlut1.1, whole genome shotgun sequence:
- the LOC133879277 gene encoding non-specific lipid-transfer protein 3-like, whose amino-acid sequence MAGSVVLKLTCLVLACMAASAPMATKADIACNKVLSDLIPCVSYVVSGGSVPAACCSGIKSLKDVTKTTADRQSVCKCVKQAISGIPYTDYNIGLAAGLPNKCGVNLPFKINPSADCNKYDWLSLSLAAFSYA is encoded by the coding sequence ATGGCTGGCTCTGTTGTCCTCAAGCTGACTTGCTTGGTGCTGGCGTGCATGGCGGCAAGCGCACCCATGGCCACCAAAGCAGATATTGCATGCAACAAGGTGCTGAGTGACCTGATCCCATGTGTTTCTTATGTAGTCAGTGGTGGGTCTGTGCCGGCCGCTTGCTGCAGCGGGATCAAGTCCCTCAAAGATGTGACTAAGACCACGGCGGACCGCCAGAGCGTTTGTAAGTGTGTGAAGCAAGCTATTAGCGGGATTCCGTACACTGATTATAATATTGGTCTAGCAGCTGGACTTCCTAACAAGTGCGGGGTTAACCTCCCTTTCAAGATCAACCCCTCTGCAGATTGCAACAAGTATGActggctttctctctctctagcagCGTTTTCTTATGCATGA
- the LOC133879278 gene encoding acyl-CoA--sterol O-acyltransferase 1-like, whose amino-acid sequence MEGEIVSLIKVWLPVFVCLSYCYAISKIVSRGLTRLLCVLPVVFIFLFLPLNLNSVHLRGTTAFFIAWLGNFKLLLFAFGKGPLCSDSSISLRRFVAVACTPIKISTRLEETLCAVSRKPIQDEAPYGQNKENPLEKPNSFHRSPPISHLNGKNKENPAPKKSKERQLLFPLKHAVIGVLLAILIRVYDYSEDIHPKIILLLYCFHIYFLLEIILAMVATLARALLGVELEPQFNEPYLTTSLQDFWGRRWNLMVTSILRPTVYNPTRHAATRFIGRKWASIAAILATFVVSGFMHELMFYYLGCMKPTWEVTWFFLLQGLCLAGEIVLKKAVFAAGRWRLPRLISGPLTLGFVMVTCFWLFFPQFLRCKVDERAFEEYAALGKFVKNVTRTLTYQFSTFFGIIAL is encoded by the coding sequence ATGGAGGGGGAGATAGTCAGCTTAATAAAGGTATGGCTCCCAGTCTTTGTATGTCTCTCTTATTGCTATGCAATCAGTAAGATAGTCTCCAGAGGTCTTACAAGACTCCTTTGTGTACTCCCAGTCGTCTTCATTTTCCTCTTCCTCCCTCTCAATTTAAATTCCGTTCATCTTCGAGGCACTACTGCATTTTTCATTGCTTGGCTCGGCAATTTCAAGCTCttactttttgcttttggtAAAGGCCCTTTGTGTTCTGACTCTTCAATCTCTCTCAGACGCTTTGTGGCCGTTGCTTGCACTCCCATCAAGATCTCGACCCGTTTGGAGGAGACGCTTTGTGCCGTGTCTCGAAAACCTATTCAGGACGAGGCCCCGTATggacaaaacaaagaaaacccacTAGAGAAACCAAATAGTTTCCACCGATCTCCACCAATATCACATCTAAatgggaaaaacaaagaaaaccctGCTCCCAAAAAGTCTAAGGAACGTCAATTATTATTCCCTCTAAAGCACGCAGTAATTGGTGTCCTTCTGGCAATTTTGATACGTGTCTATGACTATAGTGAGGATATCCACCCAAAGATTATATTGCTTCTATATTGCTTTCACATATACTTTCTTCTTGAAATCATTCTAGCAATGGTGGCAACCCTGGCTCGAGCCCTGCTAGGAGTGGAGCTAGAGCCGCAGTTCAATGAGCCATACCTCACCACCTCGCTCCAAGACTTCTGGGGCAGGAGGTGGAACCTCATGGTCACCAGCATCCTACGCCCCACAGTATACAATCCCACCCGCCACGCCGCGACACGCTTCATCGGCCGCAAGTGGGCGTCAATTGCCGCCATCCTCGCCACCTTCGTGGTGTCGGGGTTCATGCATGAGCTCATGTTCTACTACTTGGGGTGCATGAAGCCCACTTGGGAGGTCACATGGTTCTTCCTCCTCCAAGGTTTGTGTTTGGCCGGCGAGATTGTGTTGAAGAAGGCGGTTTTCGCAGCTGGCAGGTGGCGGTTGCCGCGGCTGATCTCGGGGCCCTTGACCCTTGGATTCGTGATGGTCACCTGCTTTTGGCTGTTCTTTCCCCAGTTCCTCCGGTGTAAGGTTGATGAGAGGGCGTTTGAGGAGTATGCTGCTCTAGGCAAGTTTGTGAAGAATGTGACTCGTACATTAACATATCAATTCTCTAcattttttgggataattgctcTATGA
- the LOC133880349 gene encoding serine/threonine-protein kinase-like protein At3g51990, translating into MGYLSCKAESAISISNSQTPSSNPKSKHNPQHKKPIKIQHFHYSDLEAATNNFSDQKLLGKGSHGYVYKAILHGRHVAVKKPSRAPSVKADVLTSEVDNEIEILSKIQSPRLVNLVGFTNDSDNRLLVVEFMSNGTLYDILHSTTRPPNWGRRIRLALQTAKAIDTLHSSSPPVIHRDIKSANVLIDRNYNARLGDFGLALRCHVDDYRLRSTPPAGTMGYLDPCYVTPDNLSTKTDVFSFGILLFEIISGRKAIDIGHSPPSIVDWAIPLIKKGKLAAVYDPRIAPPKDLVVWKQLAVIASKCVRSCRERRPAMKEVVEWLSGLSKLVPLHSWNGFNNPCMMVETVGGPVGLRNVNNSRVEGVEGGDLDAMDEKFGRLSMRISRRVYSDLGFKSNLMELMAGNDEEVDGVEPGSKSANRSSKFGSGRYFHRGRNQSQTRGYDDNGFHWRRNQSAGQISEIFSREDVVSHSNFSSQAVENISN; encoded by the coding sequence ATGGGATACCTCTCTTGCAAAGCTGAGTCGGCCATTTCCATCTCCAACTCGCAAACCCCATCATCAAATCCCAAATCCAAGCACAACCCACAACACAAAAAACCCATCAAGATCCAGCATTTCCACTACAGTGACCTTGAGGCCGCCACCAACAACTTCTCGGACCAAAAGCTCTTGGGCAAAGGCAGCCATGGCTACGTCTACAAGGCCATCCTCCATGGGCGCCACGTTGCCGTCAAGAAGCCGTCTCGAGCTCCCTCGGTCAAAGCCGATGTCTTAACCAGCGAGGTCGATAATGAGATCGAAATCCTGTCCAAAATCCAGAGCCCAAGACTGGTAAATTTAGTGGGTTTTACCAATGATTCTGATAATAGGCTTTTGGTGGTTGAGTTCATGAGCAATGGTACTTTGTATGACATTCTTCACTCCACTACTCGACCGCCCAATTGGGGTCGAAGAATTCGATTGGCTTTGCAGACTGCAAAAGCCATTGACACTTTGCATTCATCAAGCCCACCTGTAATTCATAGGGATATAAAGTCTGCTAATGTGCTAATAGATAGAAACTATAATGCCCGGTTGGGTGATTTTGGGTTAGCACTTAGGTGCCATGTTGATGATTATAGGCTGAGGTCAACACCTCCTGCTGGGACTATGGGATATTTAGACCCTTGCTATGTGACCCCAGATAACTTGAGCACAAAGACTGATGTGTTTAGTTTTGGGATTTTGTTGTTTGAGATTATTAGTGGGAGGAAGGCTATTGATATCGGGCATTCGCCGCCTTCGATAGTGGATTGGGCGATTCCACTTATAAAGAAAGGGAAGCTTGCTGCTGTTTATGATCCAAGGATTGCGCCTCCCAAGGATTTGGTTGTGTGGAAGCAATTGGCAGTGATTGCCTCCAAGTGTGTGAGGTCTTGTAGGGAGAGGAGGCCGGCGATGAAGGAGGTTGTCGAGTGGCTTAGTGGGTTGAGTAAATTGGTTCCGCTTCATTCATGGAATGGTTTTAACAATCCGTGTATGATGGTAGAGACTGTTGGAGGTCCAGTGGGATTGAGAAATGTGAATAATTCGAGAGTGGAGGGTGTGGAAGGAGGGGATTTAGATGCAATGGATGAGAAATTTGGTAGGCTGTCAATGAGGATATCACGGAGAGTGTACTCGGACTTGGGTTTCAAGAGCAACTTGATGGAGCTTATGGCTGGCAATGATGAGGAGGTTGATGGGGTTGAGCCTGGTTCTAAATCAGCGAATCGGAGTTCTAAATTTGGCAGTGGGAGATATTTCCACAGAGGGAGAAATCAATCACAGACTCGTGGTTATGATGACAATGGTTTCCATTGGAGGCGAAATCAATCAGCTGGGCAAATTTCAGAAATATTTTCGAGAGAAGATGTGGTTTCTCATTCGAACTTTAGTTCTCAGGCAGTGGAGAATATATCTAATTGA
- the LOC133879279 gene encoding putative disease resistance protein At3g14460: MEEVGEDYFLSLVSRSLFQQTGGDNSRFVMHDLVNDLAKFVSGQFSFRLEVDHSHESVNKTRHLSYFRTEFETIKMFEALSEVKKLRTFLPLELLLGHQYLTKKVPHDLLAMYRCLRVLSLSHYDNVTELPESIGEIKPLRYLDISFTAVKRLPDSICMLCNLQTLKLLGCKDLVVLPRDMNKLINLRHLDIAGTGIKEMPMQLGRLIFLQALNKFVISKENPSCIGELGKLKNLRGKLSILELQNIVLPKDALDAGLNKKYIEELELEWNALDANISENQETILDSLQPHTNLKSLTINCYNGKSFPNWVGHPSFSKIASLHLKNCRHCCSMPPLGQLPSLQDLSVVGFDGVVTVGAEIYGNGSSSMKPFKALKVLRFEHMLNWEEWVSYVSENEGGAFPHLQELYIKNCPKLTGGLPINLPSLAKLVIYRCPQLVASLPSTPAICEMKLTHCNEALLKELPTGMEKLKLAEFDALESLPSTLKRLAIKNCRELPIHLGDISSLEMLWLENCGGSLKSFPLDLFQNLYEIRIVGCSNLESLTTEQPQHHLVALKIIIQNCSKFESFPEEGLHAPNLTSFSVLNCGKLYSLPKKRSQLSSLKTLNIENCPEIESFHQGGLPSNLNEICIEGCDKLIASRMEWDLQNLSYLDYLFVGSKSEDVESFPEEGLLPNSLARLCISDFPKLESLGKGLQHLTSLEKLCIYRCLNLKYMPEEKLLASLSLLQIEGCPLLKKQWKTKKGKEWCKIAHVPSKWIDDEFDLNE; this comes from the coding sequence ATGGAAGAAGTTGGTGAGGATTATTTCCTTTCTCTTGTTTCAAGATCATTATTCCAACAAACAGGTGGTGATAATTCACGTTTTGTAATGCATGATCTTGTCAATGATTTGGCAAAATTTGTATCAGGGCAGTTTAGCTTCAGGCTAGAGGTTGACCATTCTCACGAAAGTGTCAACAAAACTCGTCATTTGTCGTATTTCCGAACAGAATTTGAAACCATCAAGATGTTTGAGGCTCTATCTGAGGTTAAGAAGTTGCGTACTTTCCTGCCATTAGAACTGTTATTGGGGCACCAGTACTTAACCAAAAAAGTACCACATGATTTATTGGCAATGTACAGATGTTTACGGGTGCTCTCTTTATCTCACTATGACAATGTTACTGAGTTGCCTGAATCAATTGGAGAAATTAAACCTCTACGATATTTAGACATTTCTTTTACAGCAGTTAAAAGATTGCCTGATTCCATATGTATGTTATGCAATTTGCAAACACTGAAACTATTAGGTTGTAAAGATCTTGTTGTATTGCCAAGAGATATGAACAAACTCATAAACTTGCGACATCTTGATATTGCTGGAACTGGCATAAAGGAGATGCCTATGCAACTTGGTAGACTAATTTTTTTGCAGGCGTTGAATAAATTTGTCATCAGCAAAGAGAATCCATCTTGCATCGGGGAATTGGGAAAACTCAAAAATCTTCGAGGAAAGCTTTCTATTTTGGAGCTCCAAAATATTGTACTTCCTAAGGATGCTTTGGATGCAGGCTTGAATAAAAAGTACATTGAGGAGTTGGAGTTAGAATGGAATGCTTTAGATGCTAATATTTCAGAAAATCAAGAAACCATACTTGACAGTCTTCAGCCCCATACAAACTTGAAAAGTCTCACCATTAACTGCTACAATGGTAAAAGTTTTCCAAACTGGGTAGGGCATCCCTCGTTCTCTAAAATAGCATCTCTTCATCTAAAAAATTGTAGACATTGCTGCAGTATGCCACCGCTTGGGCAACTTCCCTCTCTGCAAGATCTCTCTGTTGTTGGGTTCGATGGAGTTGTTACAGTGGGTGCTGAGATTTATGGCAATGGTTCTTCTTCAATGAAACCATTTAAAGCCTTGAAAGTTCTGAGGTTCGAGCACATGTTGAACTGGGAGGAATGGGTTTCTTATGTTTCTGAAAATGAAGGTGGAGCTTTTCCTCATCTTCAAGaactttatattaaaaattgcCCCAAGTTAACAGGAGGGTTGCCCATCAATCTTCCTTCTTTGGCCAAACTTGTGATCTATAGATGTCCTCAGCTGGTAGCTTCACTCCCAAGTACTCCTGCTATATGTGAAATGAAGCTGACACATTGTAATGAGGCCCTGTTAAAGGAATTGCCAACTGGAATGGAGAAGCTCAAACTTGCAGAATTCGATGCACTAGAGTCCCTACCCTCTACATTAAAAAGGCTTGCCATTAAAAACTGTAGGGAACTCCCAATACACCTGGGGGACATTTCATCCCTTGAAATGTTGTGGTTGGAAAATTGTGGTGGTTCTCTCAAGTCCTTTCCATTAGACTTATTCCAAAACCTTTATGAGATCAGAATAGTCGGGTGTAGCAATCTAGAATCTCTTACAACAGAACAACCTCAACATCATTTAGTGGCCTTGAAGATAATTATCCAAAATTGCTCAAAGTTCGAATCTTTTCCAGAAGAGGGACTGCATGCCCCCAACCTTACATCGTTTTCAGTCCTAAACTGTGGGAAACTATATTCACTGCCTAAGAAAAGGAGCCAACTTTCATCTCTTAAGACTTTGAATATAGAAAATTGTCCAGAAATTGAGTCGTTTCACCAAGGGGGCTTGCCTTCCAATCTCAATGAAATTTGCATCGAAGGTTGTGACAAACTCATTGCCAGTCGGATGGAATGGGATTTGCAAAACCTCTCCTATCTTGATTATTTGTTTGTCGGTAGCAAATCTGAAGATGTAGAGTCCTTTCCAGAAGAAGGGTTGCTGCCCAACAGTTTGGCCCGTCTTTGCATCTCTGATTTTCCAAAGTTGGAATCTTTGGGCAAGGGGCTTCAACACCTCACTTCTCTTGAAAAACTGTGCATCTACCGCTGCCTGAATCTCAAGTACATGCCAGAAGAGAAGCTGCTTGCCTCCCTTTCACTTCTACAGATTGAAGGATGTCCCTTGTTGAAGAAACAATGGAAAacgaaaaaaggaaaagaatggtGCAAGATTGCTCACGTCCCCAGCAAATGGATTGATGATGAATTTGATTTGAATGAGTAA
- the LOC133879280 gene encoding putative disease resistance RPP13-like protein 1 produces the protein MAMALVGGAFLSAFLQVSFDRLASRRVADFLRGQDLAGEHSMKLKRALLSVDHVLTDAEEKQFTDAAVRGWLHELKDAVYDVDDLLDEIDTKSKVKSSIADRFSNNIKQQIILAVEILDSFAQRANPMGLRGDVGENPFKGILPRASLVEDQSLISGRHDDKEAIINLLLSGDHANGNEIDVLANIVAIVVTGGIGKTFFAQQLYNDNMVKEHFNLQAWVCLSEELDSFKLTKTIVEAITSSICDAEDINLQITLKKKLVGRKFLLVLDDVCNKNYAGWEVLGNSFKVGAPGSRIIVITRDDDVASAMRPSTTRHLKKIPVEDGWPLFVSHAFYGGNSNAHPQLEELGRQIVEKLEDLGRQIVEKCDGNPLAIKVIGALLRSRLDVDEWKEVLESEL, from the coding sequence ATGGCTATGGCCTTGGTGGGAGGAGCATTTCTCTCTGCCTTTCTTCAAGTGTCATTTGATAGACTCGCATCTAGGAGGGTCGCCGACTTTCTTCGGGGACAGGACCTCGCCGGTGAGCACTCAATGAAGCTGAAGAGAGCATTGCTGTCTGTGGATCATGTGCTCACAGACGCGGAGGAAAAGCAATTTACAGATGCAGCTGTAAGAGGCTGGCTTCATGAGCTGAAAGATGCTGTCTATGATGTGGACGACCTCTTGGATGAGATTGATACTAAATCTAAGGTAAAAAGCTCCATCGCTGATCgtttttccaataatataaaacaacagATAATACTTGCAGTAGAAATACTAGACTCTTTTGCACAAAGAGCGAATCCTATGGGTCTAAGAGGAGATGTTGGAGAGAATCCATTTAAAGGGATATTGCCTAGGGCTTCTTTGGTTGAAGATCAATCTCTTATTTCCGGTAGGCATGATGATAAGGAAGCCATAATTAACTTGTTGCTCTCAGGTGATCATGCAAATGGAAATGAGATAGATGTGCTTGCCAATATTGTTGCCATAGTCGTCACTGGAGGAATTGGCAAGACCTTCTTTGCTCAGCAATTATACAATGACAACATGGTGAAGGAGCATTTTAACCTTCAAGCATGGGTTTGTCTTTCAGAAGAATTGGATTCGTTCAAGTTAACAAAAACAATTGTTGAGGCAATAACCTCATCAATTTGTGATGCTGAGGATATAAATCTTCAAATTACACTAAAAAAGAAGTTGGTGGGTAGGAAATTTCTACTTGTTTTAGATGATGTTTGCAATAAGAATTATGCTGGTTGGGAGGTCTTAGGCAATTCCTTTAAAGTCGGGGCACCAGGAAGTAGGATAATTGTAATAACACGAGATGATGATGTTGCATCAGCTATGCGTCCTAGTACAACTCGTCATCTGAAGAAGATACCAGTAGAAGATGGATGGCCATTGTTTGTAAGCCATGCATTCTATGGTGGTAACTCTAATGCACATCCACAGCTAGAGGAATTAGGTAGACAAATTGTGGAAAAGCTAGAGGACTTAGGTAGACAAATTGTGGAAAAGTGTGATGGCAATCCTTTGGCAATCAAGGTAATTGGGGCTCTCTTAAGGTCTAGATTGGACGTTGATGAGTGGAAGGAAGTATTGGAGAGTGAATTATGA